The genomic interval GTGAGGATGGCTGATTTTTGTTGGATTCGAATCAATACAAACACACAGCCTGAGCTTTTTAAGCCTTTATTAGAGGGGAGGACAAGCCATGCACGTTCTGGTTTGCTCTGCTCCTCCAGGACGAGCGATCCAGCATCTGCCACAGGAaagctgcagaaagcaaaggGGGTTCAGCTGCGTTGGGGTGCACAATGGGGGTCACCAGCACCCACGGGACTCGGCGTTTGGTGGGTGCACCACAGAAGACGGTCCTTGCAGCACCGCAGAGGGGGCAGCGGGAGGGTGAACGGGCAGCAGCTCGCAGCTGGATGCACCAAGTGTCTGAAGACACAAACAgcacccaacaaacaaacccatcCTTTGCCCCGCAGCTTTTCGGTGAGAGCAGCCCACCGGCAGGGCTCCCACCTGCACCCAAGGAGCTTGAACATGCACATATATGATCTTTGTCTGCTCTCAGAGTGGAGATGAAGACATCTTCCTCTGCCAGCACATTGCGTGAGATCTTCCTGGGTGCCCCATCCCCTGAGTCCGGCTCGGCCACGAAGAACAGGGACAATGCCACTGCTGTGCTTGTTCGGCTGCGCGGTCGGCTGGACGCGCTGGACCCTCCCGCCTGCTTACTGAGGTGGCTTTTCCCCAAGTCAAGCAGGCTATGAAAGTCGCCCCCACTCAAAACACGCCGTCTGCTCTCGGCGGCCTTGTGCTCCCACACAGCCTCCGACCGAGGAATGCGCATTTCTTAATGCATATTGTCCTTTCACCAACGAACcgcaatttaaaagaaaaaatgcacagCAATTTAACTGCTACCTGTGAGACCTGGTGTTCTTCCAGAGGCAGAAAGCGCTATCTGTTGCTTAGGAACAATCTTTATCCTACAAAATGAAGACACATGCTCTCCAaagagtttttaaaatgcaCCTGATGTGTGTTTGTCTTGTTTAGGAGCTGACCTGCCTCCTAAATAAGTAGCAGGGGGAAGTTGTTGTGCTCCAGATAAAGCACCAGCCACCTACTGTACCCAGCTGTGATTCCAGATGTAGTGTATAAGCCCCACACCACGTTGTGAGTTGAACTATAGGGTATATACCCCATACCCAGTTGTGAGTTGAACTACAGGGTATATAGCCCATCCCCAGTTGTGAGTTGATCTACAGGGTATATACCCCGTGCCCAGCCATGAGTTGAGCTATAGGGTAAGTACTCAAAGAGCCAAGAAACTCTTGTTTCATTGCCGTGTCcttccagctgctctgctgctccctgtgcAGATGGTTTTTAGCTCGGAAGTGGGAAATCCTTCAGGGATCTCCTCCTCTGTTTGTAATGCCTCCGTCTTAACTTTCTTCCCTGTTCAGGATTCAGATTTTATGCGTGTGACTGGGCTGCTGACCGGCGGTGTGAAGTGTTCCTCCACCACGACACCACGACCAGCCACCAGCTCCTGTGTCCAGCCTACAGCACATGGGGTCCAAAAGAGAAGCCGATCCCTTGAGGTCCTTCAGTTAAGACAATCTAGCCTGCAAAGCGATCTTTTCCGAGACCGCAGTGGGAGCATCTGCCAGGGTGGAGCAGGTGTTGAAGCGAGAAGCCTTGCAGGACATGACGCTGGAGCTCTTCTTCTTGCGGTAcaagcagctgctgaggtggaccCAGAACTTGTCGTGGAGGGAGGCGTAGATGAAAGGGTTGTAGCAGGCGGAGCTCATGGCCATCAGGTGACACGAGACCTGGATGACGTTGACGTACCTCTTGTCCAGGATGGTGAACTCCTCGTCGATGTCTCGGATGAAGTTCACGACCTGGAGGGGCAGCCAGCAGATGGCAAAGCACACCACCGAGACCGTGAGCACCCGGAATGTCTTCTGCTTCGTTTTGGTCCATTTGTCCTGGCAGGGATAGGCAGCGCCCGGGATGTTCCTCCTCCGCAAGTGGTAGGTGATGGCACAGAAGGAGACGGATACCGCCAAAAGCGGGAGCATGTAGGACAAGAGGAGCATCAAACACGAGTACAGTAGCCGCTCGCTCTCCTCGTGCTTCCAAAACTCCTCGCAGATGATCATGTC from Columba livia isolate bColLiv1 breed racing homer chromosome 5, bColLiv1.pat.W.v2, whole genome shotgun sequence carries:
- the LOC102097421 gene encoding prolactin-releasing peptide receptor, which produces MAHSRLPNGSWQNGSAPLFSGLDLLLELKPLFIPLYATLVVVACTGNLFLILLIALTKKLHCTTNFLIGNLAAADFIMCLACVPLTVSYAFEVRGWLFGMFMCYFVTLMQATTVFVSVLSLTAIAIDRYVVVAYPIRRRISRRSCVCLVACIWLLSIMASVPTSLHTHYLDLNTIGHDMIICEEFWKHEESERLLYSCLMLLLSYMLPLLAVSVSFCAITYHLRRRNIPGAAYPCQDKWTKTKQKTFRVLTVSVVCFAICWLPLQVVNFIRDIDEEFTILDKRYVNVIQVSCHLMAMSSACYNPFIYASLHDKFWVHLSSCLYRKKKSSSVMSCKASRFNTCSTLADAPTAVSEKIALQARLS